A portion of the Actomonas aquatica genome contains these proteins:
- a CDS encoding TonB-dependent receptor plug domain-containing protein produces the protein MHTKKDKTLPRFTLAAVSACLAAGSAWAQSTTASSEIDDEDVIVLSPFEVSAEEDNQGYTAATTLAGNRLNTELRDIGNAVTVITSQFLDDIAATDNESLLQYTTGTEVGNLQGNFAGVGDGTQLNEEGNFTNPNQNTRVRGLTSADTTRDFFLTDIPWDGYSVDRVDLQRGPNSILFGQGSPAGIINAGLKQASFKNSNEVTFRVASYGSARAEVDFNRVLIEDQLAVRIAAVKDDQKFQQDPAFQDSERVFAALRFEPEFLKRGSARTIIKANFEDGSINSNRPRTLPPLDYITPWFYTGTYQGTWTSDVNYTYQDGETISVSAGDPRTFNYLNKGTWNPFQIQDDNTGRPNHGLTRPAINGGPDSGQPNRWYTPWMGSFGFDAGHFHFDGNGSVDPLSAWQAEIRGSSGGGGLAPDGTTDDDLSTGFHRMGGVQSYSTFAVNSGLPYSEFGVYKDRSLIDSTVFDFYNNLIDGPTKKEWQDFDVFNISLAQTFMNDKFGFEVVFNQEDYSNGRLALLTGGNQGIWIDFNNVYADGTVNGVPNHPSQTINGVSYNLPNADGTPNPNLGRAFVNGTSGSNNSFSSEREGLRGTAFFTHDFARDGDSSFLKRLLGKHTLTGLVAEESRDTDNRSWQRYVIDKAWTDWLGRDGDFNGSERQPQTMVYLGPSLLNASSASGAYIPRITTNIDMPQNYAIYAFDSTWNPPAGVNPGDDWYNAYNLPIPDASNQLDQQADNRANYVGWRYEPVTIYDSEDNNGALRDAHTTFARLTRSEVESQAFVWQAHLLDNAIVGTWGWREDTARNWEYSTDTNDVDDDERLNLSPGTYKLRDDFDNELTVESTSYSIVAHLDDLPGLKNLTERLPFLTTIYYNESENFQPAAERVDVYGEPIPAPSGVTEDLGILLESKDGRFSLKVNKYETQVLQASSSGLGGAWFIGSSQVWSGNWVNRYEYDLGSAGYRGIDRVANPDPENSLYNYGGGQDGEDYIAAHDRELRHIALWREWQASVDPRFYEAWGIDLAGWEANGLSSSTPAGFTVPEDAVSKGYEIEFSAQPTRNWRLTLNASKTTAVRQNIGGENLAEFVSAYENFLNNTDGGDLRIWWGGAGNERALFQWNTNVGAEWAARKLQEGTDVPELREWRVNAITNYDFDEGILKGVNVGAAIRWQDDVVIGFPPIPNPAQPGRVNFDLDNPYRGPAETNIDLWVGYSRRLSDKIDWRIQLNVRNVGQGNELIPITVQPDGTPATYRIAPHQTWSLTNSFKF, from the coding sequence ATGCATACCAAAAAAGACAAAACCCTGCCTAGGTTTACACTAGCCGCGGTGTCCGCCTGCTTGGCAGCCGGTTCCGCGTGGGCGCAGTCCACGACTGCTTCGTCTGAAATCGACGACGAGGATGTTATCGTCCTCTCCCCGTTCGAAGTCTCGGCCGAAGAAGACAATCAAGGTTACACTGCTGCCACCACCCTCGCCGGCAATCGTCTGAACACCGAGCTGCGTGACATCGGTAACGCTGTTACCGTCATCACCAGCCAGTTCCTCGACGATATCGCTGCCACCGACAACGAGTCCCTCCTGCAATATACGACGGGCACTGAGGTCGGTAACCTCCAAGGTAACTTCGCCGGTGTCGGCGATGGCACCCAACTTAACGAAGAAGGTAACTTCACCAACCCCAACCAGAACACCCGCGTTCGCGGCCTCACCTCGGCCGACACCACCCGCGACTTCTTCCTGACGGACATTCCGTGGGATGGTTACTCCGTGGACCGTGTCGACCTCCAGCGTGGTCCGAACTCCATTCTGTTCGGTCAGGGTTCGCCGGCCGGTATCATCAATGCCGGTCTGAAGCAGGCCTCCTTCAAGAACTCCAATGAAGTGACCTTCCGCGTGGCCAGCTACGGTTCGGCCCGCGCCGAAGTCGACTTCAACCGGGTTCTCATCGAAGACCAGCTCGCCGTGCGTATCGCGGCGGTGAAGGACGATCAGAAGTTCCAGCAGGATCCGGCTTTCCAAGACTCCGAGCGCGTGTTTGCCGCGCTGCGTTTTGAGCCCGAGTTCCTGAAGCGCGGTTCTGCTCGCACCATCATCAAGGCCAACTTCGAAGATGGTTCGATCAACTCCAACCGTCCCCGCACGCTGCCCCCGTTGGACTACATCACTCCGTGGTTCTACACCGGCACCTACCAGGGCACTTGGACGAGTGACGTCAACTACACCTACCAAGACGGTGAGACCATCTCGGTGAGTGCCGGTGATCCCCGCACCTTTAACTACCTCAACAAGGGCACCTGGAACCCGTTCCAGATTCAGGACGACAACACGGGTCGCCCCAATCACGGACTCACCCGTCCTGCCATCAATGGCGGTCCGGACTCCGGTCAGCCGAACCGCTGGTATACCCCTTGGATGGGTAGCTTCGGTTTCGACGCCGGTCACTTCCACTTCGACGGCAACGGTAGCGTTGATCCGCTGAGTGCGTGGCAGGCCGAAATCCGCGGTAGCTCCGGCGGCGGCGGTCTCGCCCCCGATGGCACGACCGACGACGACCTCTCCACCGGCTTCCACCGCATGGGTGGTGTGCAGAGCTACTCGACCTTCGCGGTCAACTCCGGTCTGCCTTACTCCGAGTTCGGTGTGTATAAGGATCGCAGCCTCATCGACAGCACGGTCTTCGACTTCTACAACAACCTGATCGACGGCCCGACCAAGAAGGAATGGCAGGACTTTGATGTGTTTAACATCTCCCTCGCCCAGACCTTCATGAACGACAAGTTCGGTTTCGAGGTCGTTTTCAACCAGGAAGACTACTCCAACGGTCGTCTCGCCCTCCTCACCGGTGGCAACCAAGGTATCTGGATCGACTTCAATAACGTCTATGCTGACGGCACCGTTAACGGCGTCCCGAACCATCCGTCGCAGACCATCAACGGAGTGAGCTACAACCTCCCGAATGCCGACGGCACGCCGAACCCGAACCTCGGTCGCGCGTTCGTCAACGGCACCTCCGGTTCGAACAACTCGTTCTCCAGCGAGCGCGAAGGTCTCCGCGGCACGGCGTTCTTCACCCACGACTTCGCGCGTGACGGCGACTCGAGCTTCCTCAAGCGCCTCCTCGGCAAGCACACCCTCACCGGCCTCGTCGCCGAGGAGTCCCGCGACACCGACAACCGCAGCTGGCAGCGTTACGTCATCGACAAGGCCTGGACCGATTGGCTCGGCCGCGACGGTGACTTCAATGGTTCCGAGCGTCAGCCGCAGACCATGGTCTACCTCGGACCGTCCCTCCTGAACGCTTCGAGCGCCTCCGGTGCCTACATTCCGCGCATCACGACCAACATCGACATGCCGCAGAACTACGCGATCTACGCCTTCGACTCCACCTGGAATCCTCCGGCTGGTGTCAACCCGGGCGACGATTGGTATAACGCCTACAACCTGCCGATTCCGGACGCGTCCAACCAGCTCGACCAGCAGGCCGACAACCGGGCCAACTACGTCGGCTGGCGCTATGAGCCGGTCACCATCTACGACTCCGAGGACAACAACGGCGCCCTCCGCGACGCCCACACCACCTTCGCCCGCCTTACCCGCAGCGAAGTGGAGTCTCAGGCCTTCGTCTGGCAGGCTCACCTGCTCGACAATGCCATCGTCGGCACTTGGGGCTGGCGTGAGGATACCGCCCGCAACTGGGAGTATTCCACCGACACCAACGACGTTGATGATGACGAGCGCCTCAACCTCTCGCCGGGCACCTACAAGCTCCGCGACGACTTCGACAACGAGCTCACCGTCGAGTCCACCAGCTACTCCATCGTGGCTCACTTGGACGACCTGCCGGGTCTCAAGAACCTGACCGAGCGCCTGCCGTTCCTCACCACGATCTACTACAACGAGTCGGAGAACTTCCAGCCGGCCGCCGAGCGTGTCGACGTCTACGGCGAGCCGATTCCGGCCCCGTCGGGCGTTACTGAGGATCTGGGTATCTTGCTCGAATCCAAGGACGGTCGCTTCTCCCTCAAGGTGAACAAGTATGAAACCCAAGTTCTCCAGGCCTCCTCTTCCGGCCTCGGCGGCGCGTGGTTCATCGGTTCCTCCCAAGTGTGGTCTGGTAACTGGGTCAATCGCTACGAGTATGACCTCGGTTCCGCGGGTTACCGCGGTATCGACCGTGTGGCCAACCCCGATCCTGAGAACTCCCTGTATAACTACGGTGGTGGCCAGGACGGTGAAGACTACATCGCCGCTCATGATCGCGAGCTCCGTCACATCGCCCTCTGGCGTGAGTGGCAGGCCAGTGTCGACCCGCGCTTCTACGAAGCTTGGGGTATCGACCTCGCCGGTTGGGAAGCCAATGGCCTCTCCTCCAGCACTCCGGCCGGCTTCACTGTCCCGGAGGACGCCGTGTCCAAGGGTTACGAAATCGAGTTCTCCGCTCAGCCGACCCGTAACTGGCGCCTGACGCTCAACGCGTCCAAGACCACGGCCGTTCGTCAGAACATCGGTGGTGAAAACCTCGCCGAGTTCGTCTCCGCTTACGAAAACTTCCTCAATAACACCGATGGTGGTGACCTCCGCATCTGGTGGGGTGGCGCTGGTAACGAGCGCGCCCTCTTCCAGTGGAACACCAACGTGGGTGCCGAATGGGCCGCCCGTAAGCTGCAGGAAGGCACCGATGTGCCGGAACTGCGCGAATGGCGCGTGAACGCCATCACCAACTACGACTTCGATGAGGGTATCCTCAAGGGCGTCAACGTGGGTGCGGCGATCCGCTGGCAGGACGACGTCGTGATTGGCTTCCCGCCGATTCCGAATCCGGCCCAGCCGGGCCGCGTCAACTTCGATCTCGATAACCCCTACCGGGGTCCGGCCGAGACGAACATCGACTTGTGGGTCGGCTACAGCCGACGCCTCAGCGACAAGATCGATTGGCGCATCCAGCTCAACGTGCGCAACGTGGGGCAGGGTAATGAGCTGATACCGATCACGGTCCAGCCCGACGGCACACCAGCAACTTATCGTATTGCACCGCACCAAACCTGGTCGCTCACCAATTCGTTCAAGTTCTAG
- a CDS encoding tetratricopeptide repeat protein, whose product MTDSRPPWRARWPLHLAIAAASASVVAVALWPRQSERLERYLPATVELNGRNPFLTDSITAAEQAARETPNVETVAELGRRYHANGFHEAARACWMLLSQEAPENGHWSHYLAQLARIRSDQAAIARHLALTVKRAPDYAPAWQQRADLAFKQGDYALARTAYQQRLQLLPDDAHARLGLARLALIDFEREEAKRLLLEIIKDHPDFSAAHNLFAQLAAEEGQEELAARHRWLGHEAGRFEEASDPWMRELEERCLTPGRLRIIAMREYQNGRNEEARTLFERAVDVDPDDPGGWNLLGDLYLKLGDTDRAITVLRDAQRRFTTAGQDIPISVYLNLGEALRTQDQVADAERTLREGLDHHPESFELHNSLGIVLQAQGKGSAAIAEFRAALARNPLDADGNFNLATLLFNRGAEAEAIELHHRALRSKPTYPPSLMFLAMHEMRQGNLDEAKPYVDTLFDAFFGVPEVRQMVARWHFLDGLRQRDAGQTGNALAALRRSFNIASDLPGVAELYGNLLLEHGELAEARAPLTEFYRQQPENPRSAMLLARLYAGERRFRQARELLTHAEAAARQQGDERLAAFCREILGQLPKR is encoded by the coding sequence GTGACAGATTCCCGACCGCCGTGGCGCGCGCGCTGGCCCCTGCATCTCGCGATCGCCGCCGCCAGCGCCAGCGTGGTGGCCGTGGCGCTGTGGCCGCGCCAGTCGGAGCGCCTGGAGCGTTATCTGCCCGCCACCGTTGAACTGAACGGTCGCAACCCCTTTCTCACCGACAGTATCACGGCCGCGGAACAGGCCGCGCGGGAGACCCCGAACGTCGAAACCGTGGCTGAGCTGGGACGCCGCTACCATGCCAATGGCTTTCACGAGGCGGCCCGCGCCTGTTGGATGCTGCTCTCTCAGGAAGCCCCGGAGAACGGACATTGGTCGCACTACTTGGCGCAGTTGGCGCGCATACGCAGCGACCAAGCGGCCATCGCCCGCCACCTGGCTCTCACCGTCAAACGCGCGCCCGATTACGCCCCGGCCTGGCAACAACGCGCGGACCTCGCCTTCAAACAGGGCGACTACGCGCTGGCCCGCACCGCCTACCAACAACGACTGCAGCTGCTGCCCGATGACGCCCACGCCCGCCTCGGCTTGGCCCGTCTCGCCCTCATCGATTTTGAACGGGAGGAGGCCAAGCGCCTGTTGCTGGAGATCATCAAAGATCACCCCGACTTTTCCGCCGCGCACAACCTCTTTGCGCAGCTCGCCGCCGAGGAAGGTCAGGAGGAGTTGGCCGCACGGCACCGCTGGCTGGGGCATGAGGCGGGTCGCTTTGAGGAGGCCAGCGACCCGTGGATGCGAGAGTTGGAGGAACGCTGCCTCACGCCGGGACGGCTGCGTATCATCGCCATGCGCGAGTATCAAAATGGACGCAACGAGGAGGCGCGCACGCTGTTTGAACGTGCCGTGGATGTGGACCCGGACGACCCGGGGGGCTGGAACCTGCTGGGGGATCTGTATCTGAAACTTGGTGACACAGACCGTGCCATCACTGTGCTGCGTGACGCCCAACGCCGTTTCACGACCGCCGGTCAGGATATCCCTATCTCTGTCTATTTGAATCTGGGTGAAGCTCTGCGGACCCAGGATCAGGTGGCCGACGCCGAAAGGACCTTGCGCGAAGGATTGGATCACCACCCGGAATCGTTCGAATTGCACAATTCGCTCGGAATCGTGCTGCAAGCACAGGGGAAAGGCAGTGCCGCCATCGCGGAATTCCGCGCGGCTCTGGCACGCAATCCACTCGATGCGGACGGCAACTTCAACCTCGCGACTTTGCTCTTCAATCGCGGGGCCGAAGCCGAGGCGATCGAGCTCCATCATCGCGCTCTGCGCTCCAAACCCACCTATCCCCCCTCGCTGATGTTCCTGGCCATGCACGAGATGCGGCAGGGAAATCTGGACGAGGCCAAACCCTACGTGGACACGCTCTTTGACGCCTTTTTCGGCGTGCCGGAAGTGCGCCAAATGGTGGCCCGTTGGCATTTCCTCGACGGTCTGCGGCAGCGAGATGCGGGGCAAACCGGCAACGCGTTGGCGGCGCTGCGCCGAAGCTTCAACATTGCGTCTGACCTACCCGGCGTGGCCGAGCTCTACGGTAACCTCCTGCTGGAACACGGTGAATTGGCGGAAGCGCGCGCACCGCTGACTGAGTTTTACCGACAACAGCCCGAGAATCCGCGGAGTGCCATGCTCTTGGCCCGGCTATACGCCGGCGAACGCCGCTTTCGCCAAGCGCGCGAGTTGCTGACTCACGCCGAAGCCGCCGCGAGACAACAGGGCGACGAACGCCTCGCGGCCTTCTGCCGCGAGATCCTGGGACAACTGCCGAAGCGCTGA
- a CDS encoding FG-GAP repeat domain-containing protein, with protein MPFAFRQHLPSLLASAVIGGVIGWGGVQLIKPSAPEDPLAAPIATASTSGAAPAIAYAPQAIGAPVEEFGRPFVTNLNVFDLDQDGLLDVLYCESSTNTVRWIRQATRDVFVEHIIGEDIAGPANVWAADLYGNGRLDVLVASMGQIMPNNDRIGAVVVLENLDNQRFQPRVLLENTARVTDVRAANFSGHTDGRLDLVVGQFGYDQGETQWMKNEGDWRFTARRVNAQSGCVHTPIADFDGDGRPDFAALITQEWEEVHLFTNQGDDTFAESILWGSTNEDFGSSGMKVHDLNQDGRPDLIVSNGDGFDYSVRGPRPWHGLQWLRNDGAGKFTYQRIGYMGGAYAPSPADLDGDGDIDLISVSGFGDWSNPATPALIAWLNDGTETFTPVTVARTPIQLITADTGDFDGDGIPELVTGGFHGFPPYENMSSITLWRRQ; from the coding sequence ATGCCTTTCGCGTTCCGCCAACATCTGCCATCCCTGCTGGCCAGCGCTGTGATCGGCGGTGTGATCGGCTGGGGGGGGGTGCAACTGATCAAGCCCAGCGCGCCGGAGGATCCGTTGGCGGCCCCCATCGCGACCGCCAGCACGTCTGGCGCCGCCCCGGCCATTGCCTACGCTCCGCAAGCAATCGGTGCCCCGGTGGAAGAATTTGGCCGCCCCTTCGTGACCAACCTCAACGTCTTCGACCTCGATCAGGACGGGTTGCTCGACGTGCTCTACTGCGAGTCCTCCACCAATACGGTGCGGTGGATTCGCCAGGCGACACGGGACGTGTTTGTGGAGCATATCATCGGCGAGGACATCGCCGGTCCGGCCAACGTTTGGGCCGCCGATCTCTACGGCAACGGGCGGCTCGACGTGCTCGTTGCCAGCATGGGCCAAATCATGCCCAACAACGACCGCATCGGCGCGGTGGTCGTGCTGGAGAATCTCGACAACCAACGTTTCCAACCGCGCGTCCTGCTCGAAAACACCGCCCGCGTCACCGACGTGCGCGCGGCTAATTTCAGCGGTCACACCGATGGTCGACTCGACTTGGTCGTAGGGCAGTTCGGCTACGATCAGGGCGAAACCCAATGGATGAAAAACGAAGGCGACTGGCGCTTCACCGCCCGCCGCGTGAATGCCCAATCCGGTTGTGTGCACACCCCGATCGCCGATTTCGACGGTGACGGGCGGCCCGATTTTGCCGCCTTGATCACCCAAGAGTGGGAGGAGGTGCACCTCTTCACCAACCAAGGCGACGACACCTTCGCCGAGAGCATTCTGTGGGGCTCCACCAACGAGGATTTTGGCAGCAGTGGCATGAAGGTGCATGACCTCAACCAGGACGGTCGACCGGACCTGATCGTTTCCAACGGTGACGGTTTTGATTACTCCGTGCGTGGCCCCCGCCCCTGGCACGGCTTGCAGTGGTTGCGCAACGACGGGGCCGGCAAATTCACGTATCAGCGGATTGGTTACATGGGCGGCGCCTACGCCCCCTCCCCGGCCGATCTGGACGGCGATGGCGACATCGACCTCATCTCCGTGAGCGGCTTTGGCGATTGGTCGAATCCAGCGACCCCGGCCCTCATTGCCTGGCTGAATGATGGAACGGAAACCTTCACCCCCGTCACGGTCGCGCGCACTCCCATCCAACTGATTACCGCCGACACCGGGGACTTCGACGGTGATGGCATCCCGGAGTTGGTCACCGGCGGCTTCCACGGATTCCCGCCCTACGAGAACATGAGCAGCATCACCCTGTGGCGACGCCAGTGA
- a CDS encoding tetratricopeptide repeat protein, which yields MSHPRAAVLAAGGAALLMALHPVAVESVAWISEQKNTLSTVFYFGAALLFLRYREFPHPGRYLLATTTFLLALGTKTVTATLPAALLVVFWWQKGRLSWRNDVRPLLPWFGMALAAGLTTAWIERNLIGADGADYALSFPERSLLANRILWFYLGSFAWPADLAFFYERWDVPTASGGWWPYALLTVLFTVGLGWLSRRGYRGGLAIWLLWAGTLFPALGFFNVFPFAFSYVADHFQYLATFSLAGGLAMGITLLALRGNRLRQRILVACSLGVLGLLGVMAHRESRHYQNNIALFSASAATVPNNWMAQRCLAWAYSLLPDHDAESIQHYRASLALKPDSPDSLHGLAVVLLRDPAHADEAEALLRQAIALRPHFAEPHYLLALRQRNDPQRTAAVIDHLEIALQTRPEFAAAHQLLGDVLARDPSRQAEALHHFNEALRFEPELAAAHAGIGRLLASLPGRDREAESRLREALALDADLAAAHFELANLLARQPDGAEEAVTHYEAAIRLQPDTAGAHFNLANTLARFPDRMEEALQHYAEALKRQPDSAEILGNLGNAYGRLGRLAESLALYEEALRLDPSLGWLHQNFALGLSRLPNEATRAREHAREAVRLEPRNPAAHNTLALVYAQQNALEEARASWQRALQLDPNFAAARANLEQVNRLLQR from the coding sequence GTGAGCCATCCTCGCGCGGCGGTGCTTGCGGCCGGCGGCGCCGCCCTCCTGATGGCACTACATCCCGTCGCAGTGGAATCCGTGGCATGGATCTCGGAACAGAAAAACACCCTATCGACCGTCTTCTACTTCGGCGCCGCGCTCCTTTTTCTCCGCTATCGCGAGTTTCCTCACCCCGGTCGTTATCTGCTCGCCACCACCACCTTCCTCCTCGCGTTGGGCACCAAAACAGTCACTGCCACACTACCGGCCGCCCTGCTGGTCGTGTTTTGGTGGCAAAAGGGGCGCCTTTCGTGGCGAAACGACGTGCGACCTCTCCTGCCATGGTTCGGGATGGCTCTCGCCGCCGGACTCACCACCGCTTGGATCGAACGCAACCTGATAGGCGCCGACGGCGCGGACTACGCCCTTTCCTTCCCGGAGCGCAGCCTGCTCGCAAATCGCATCCTGTGGTTTTACCTCGGCTCCTTCGCCTGGCCCGCCGATCTAGCCTTCTTCTATGAACGATGGGACGTGCCCACCGCGAGCGGCGGATGGTGGCCCTACGCCCTGCTGACCGTGCTCTTCACGGTCGGCCTAGGCTGGCTCAGTCGCCGCGGATACCGTGGCGGCCTCGCAATCTGGCTGCTGTGGGCCGGAACCCTTTTCCCCGCCCTCGGATTCTTCAACGTCTTCCCCTTCGCCTTTTCTTACGTGGCCGACCACTTCCAATATCTCGCGACGTTCAGTCTGGCGGGTGGACTGGCCATGGGGATAACCCTCTTGGCCCTGCGCGGAAACCGCCTCCGGCAGCGGATCCTCGTCGCGTGCAGCTTAGGGGTGTTGGGGCTACTCGGAGTGATGGCTCACCGGGAAAGTCGCCACTACCAGAACAACATCGCCCTTTTCTCCGCCTCGGCGGCGACGGTGCCAAACAACTGGATGGCCCAACGTTGCCTCGCTTGGGCTTATTCCCTGCTACCCGACCACGACGCCGAGAGCATCCAGCACTACCGCGCCTCTCTTGCCCTCAAGCCGGATTCCCCCGACAGCCTGCACGGCCTCGCCGTCGTGCTCCTCCGCGATCCTGCCCACGCAGACGAAGCAGAGGCATTGCTGCGCCAAGCGATCGCGCTACGGCCCCATTTTGCCGAGCCGCACTACTTGCTGGCTCTTCGACAGCGCAACGACCCGCAGCGCACCGCCGCCGTGATTGATCACCTGGAGATCGCCCTGCAAACCCGGCCCGAATTTGCCGCCGCCCACCAACTCCTCGGGGACGTGCTGGCCCGGGACCCGTCGCGCCAGGCCGAAGCCCTGCACCACTTCAACGAAGCCCTGCGCTTCGAGCCCGAACTCGCGGCCGCCCACGCCGGGATCGGGCGCTTACTCGCCTCCTTGCCCGGACGTGATCGGGAAGCCGAATCCCGGCTGCGCGAAGCGCTGGCTCTCGACGCCGATCTCGCCGCCGCGCACTTCGAATTGGCCAATCTGCTCGCCAGGCAACCCGACGGTGCCGAAGAGGCCGTCACCCACTACGAAGCCGCCATCCGCCTCCAACCCGATACCGCCGGCGCCCACTTCAACCTCGCCAACACCCTCGCCCGCTTCCCGGACCGCATGGAAGAGGCCCTGCAGCACTACGCCGAAGCGCTAAAACGACAGCCCGATTCCGCCGAGATCCTCGGCAACCTCGGCAACGCCTACGGCCGCCTCGGCCGACTGGCCGAATCTCTCGCCCTTTACGAAGAAGCCCTACGCCTGGACCCTTCACTCGGCTGGCTGCACCAAAACTTTGCGCTCGGCCTCAGCCGCCTGCCCAACGAAGCCACCCGGGCCCGGGAGCATGCCCGTGAAGCCGTGCGACTGGAACCGCGCAACCCCGCCGCCCACAACACCCTCGCCCTCGTCTACGCACAACAAAACGCCTTGGAGGAAGCGCGCGCCAGCTGGCAACGGGCCCTGCAACTCGACCCCAACTTTGCCGCCGCGCGCGCCAATCTGGAACAGGTGAACCGACTGCTCCAGCGTTGA